Proteins co-encoded in one Callospermophilus lateralis isolate mCalLat2 chromosome 2, mCalLat2.hap1, whole genome shotgun sequence genomic window:
- the Tkfc gene encoding triokinase/FMN cyclase produces MSSKKLVNSVAGCADDALAGLVACNPNLQLLQGHRVALRSDLDSLKGRVALLSGGGSGHEPAHAGFIGKGMLTGVIAGAVFASPAVGSILAAIRAVAQAGTAGTLLIVKNYTGDRLNFGLARERARAEGIPVEMVVIGDDSAFTVLKKAGRRGLCGTVLIHKVAGALAEAGVGLEEIAKRVSEVTKSMGTLGVSLSSCSVPGSKPTFELAADELELGLGIHGEAGVRRVKMATADEIVTLMLDHMTNASNVSHVSVQPGSSVVLMVNNLGGLSFLELGIVADAVVHSLEGRGVKIARALVGTFMSALEMPGISLTLLLVDEPLLKLIDAETTAAAWPNVAKMSVTGRKRSRAAPMEPKETHDSATAGGVASKQMVLVLERVCTTLLGLEERLNALDRAAGDGDCGTTHSRAARAIQGWLKEGPPPASPAQVLSKLSVLLLEKMGGSSGALYGLFLTAAAQPLKANTDLPAWSLAMDAGLEAMQKYGKAAPGDRTMLDSLWAAGQELQAWKKPGADLLHVLTKAVKSAEAAAEATKNMEAGAGRASYISSARLDQPDPGAVAAAAILRAILEVLQGQGV; encoded by the exons ATG TCCTCTAAGAAACTGGTGAACTCGGTGGCAGGCTGTGCTGATGATGCCCTGGCTGGCCTGGTGGCATGCAACCCCAACTTGCAGCTCCTGCAGGGCCACCGTGTTGCCCTCCGTTCTGACCTGGACAGCCTCAAGGGCCGGGTGGCACTGCTGTCAGGCGGGGGTTCTGGCCACGAGCCTGCCCATGCTG GTTTCATTGGGAAGGGGATGCTGACGGGAGTCATCGCAGGAGCCGTGTTCGCTTCCCCAGCCGTGGGCAGCATCCTGGCGGCCATCAGGGCTGTGGCCCAGGCGGGCACAG CGGGGACCCTCCTCATTGTGAAGAACTACACTGGGGATCGGCTCAACTTTGGCCTGGCCCGGGAACGCGCCCGAGCAGAAGGCATCCCTGTGGAAATGGTGGTCATCGGGGATGACAGTGCCTTCACGGTCCTGAAGAAGGCAGGCCGGAGAGGCCTCTGTGGCACAGTGCTTATCCACAAG GTGGCAGGTGCCCTGGCTGAGGCAGGTGTGGGGCTGGAGGAGATTGCAAAGCGGGTGAGCGAGGTCACCAAAAGCATGG GTACCTTGGGGGTGAGTCTGTCCTCCTGCAGTGTCCCTGGCTCCAAACCCACCTTTGAGCTTGCGGCCGATGAATTGGAGCTGGGCCTAG GGATCCACGGGGAAGCTGGCGTACGCCGGGTAAAG ATGGCAACTGCCGATGAGATTGTCACACTCATGCTCGACCACATGACGAATGCCTCCAATGTGTCCCATGTATCTGTGCAGCCAG GCTCCTCTGTGGTTCTGATGGTCAACAACCTGGGTGGTCTCTCATTCCTGGAGCTGGGCATCGTGGCTGATGCTGTTGTCCATTCTCTGG AGGGCCGAGGGGTGAAGATCGCCCGCGCCCTGGTGGGCACCTTCATGTCAGCACTGGAGATGCCTGGCATTTCCCTCACCCTCCTGCTGGTGGATGAGCCCCTCCTGAAACTGATAG ATGCTGAAACCACTGCTGCAGCCTGGCCTAATGTGGCCAAGATGTCTGTGACTGGGCGGAAGCGGAGCCGGGCAGCCCCCATGGAGCCCAAGGAGACCCATGATTCCGCCACTGCAGGAG GTGTAGCCTCTAAGCAGATGGTACTTGTGCTGGAGCGGGTGTGCACCACCCTCCTGGGCCTGGAGGAACGCCTGAATGCCCTGGATCGGGCTGCTGGTGATGGGGACTGTGGCACCACCCACAGCCGTGCTGCTCGAG CCATCCAGGGGTGGCTGAAGGAGGGCCCACCTCCTGCCAGTCCTGCACAGGTGCTCTCCAAATTGTCCGTCCTGTTGCTGGAAAAGATGGGAGGCTCCTCTGGGGCG CTCTATGGCCTGTTTCTGACTGCGGCCGCCCAGCCTCTCAAGGCCAACACTGACCTCCCAGCCTGGTCTCTTGCCATGGACGCCGGCCTGGAGGCCATGCAGAA GTATGGGAAGGCTGCGCCAGGGGACAGGACTATG CTGGACTCTCTGTGGGCAGCAGGACAGGAGCTCCAAGCCTGGAAGAAGCCAGGGGCTGATCTCTTACACGTCCTGACCAAAGCTGTCAAG AGTGCTGAAGCTGCAGCTGAGGCCACCAAGAACATGGAAGCTGGAGCCGGAAGAGCCAGTTACATCAGCTCTGCGCGGCTGGATCAGCCAGACCCAGGAGCAGTGGCAGCTGCCGCCATCCTCCGTGCCATCCTGGAGGTCTTGCAGGGCCAGGGTGTGTGA
- the Cyb561a3 gene encoding lysosomal membrane ascorbate-dependent ferrireductase CYB561A3, whose amino-acid sequence MASGQFYLSCLVLGSLGSMCILFTVYWMQYWRGGFAWDGSVHMFNWHPVLMVSGMVVLYGAASLVYRLPQSWVGPKLPWKLLHAALHQMAFILTVVGLVAVFQFHSHSNIAHLYSLHSWLGITTVILFACQWSLGFAIFLLPWASLWLRSLLKPIHVFFGAAILCLSVASVISGINEKLFFSLKNATKPYASLPSEAVFANCTGLLVVAFGLLILYVLLASSWKRPEPGILTDRQPLLHDGE is encoded by the exons ATGGCTTCAGGACAGTTTTACCTGTCCTGCCTTGTTCTGGGATCCCTGGGCTCAATGTGCATCCTCTTCACTGTCTATTGGATGCAGTACTGGCGTGGTGGCTTTGCCTGGGATGGCAGCGTACACATGTTCAACTGGCACCCAGTGCTCATGGTGTCTGGCATGGTGGTACTCTATGGAGCTG CATCGTTGGTGTACCGCCTGCCTCAGTCATGGGTGGGACCCAAGCTGCCCTGGAAACTCCTCCATGCGGCCCTGCACCAGATGGCCTTTATCCTCACTGTTGTGGGGCTGGTTGCTGTCTTTCAATTTCACAGCCACTCAAATATCGCCCACCTCTACTCCCTGCACAGCTGGCTGGGTATCACCACTGTCATCCTCTTCGCCTGCCAG TGGTCCCTGGGCTTTGCCATCTTCCTCCTGCCCTGGGCATCCCTGTGGCTGCGCAGCCTCCTGAAACCGATCCACGTCTTCTTTGGAGCTGCCATCCTTTGTCTGTCTGTTGCATCTGTCATTTCCGGCATTAATGAGAAGCTTTTCTTCAGTTT GAAAAATGCCACCAAGCCATATGCCAGCCTGCCCAGCGAGGCTGTCTTTGCCAATTGCACTGGGCTGCTGGTGGTGGCCTTTGGGCTGCTGATTCTCTACGTCCTTCTGGCTTCATCCTGGAAACGCCCAGAACCAGGGATCCTGACTGACAGACAG CCCTTGTTGCATGACGGGGAGTGA
- the Tmem138 gene encoding transmembrane protein 138 isoform X4, with the protein MLQTSNYSLVLSLQFLLLSYDLFVNSFSELLRIAPVIQLVLFIIQDIAILFNIIIIFLMFFNTFVFQAGLVNLLFHKFKGTIILTAVYFALSISLHVWVMNLRWKNSNSFVWTDGLQTLFVFQRLAAVLYCYFYKRTAVRLGDPRFYQDSLWLRKEFMQVRR; encoded by the exons ATGCTTCAGACCAGTAACTACAGCCTGGTGCTGTCCCTGCAGTTCCTGCTGCTGTCCTATGACCTCTTTGTCAATTCCTTCTCAGAGCTACTCCGAATAGCTCCTGTCATCCAGTTGGTGCTCTTCAT CATCCAGGATATTGCAATCCTCTTCAACATCATCATCATTTTCCTCATGTTCTTCAACACCTTCGTCTTCCAGGCTGGCTTGGTCAACCTCCTATTCCATAAGTTCAAAGGGACCATCATCCTGACAGCTGTGTACTTTGCGCTCAGCATCTCCCTTCATGTCTGGGTCATG AACTTACGCTGGAAAAATTCCAACAGCTTTGTTTGGACAGATGGACTTCAAACGCTGTTTGTATTCCAGAGACTGG CGGCGGTGCTGTACTGCTACTTCTACAAACGGACCGCCGTGAGACTGGGCGACCCACGCTTCTACCAGGACTCTCTATGGCTGCGTAAGGAGTTCATGCAAGTCCGAAGATGA
- the Tmem138 gene encoding transmembrane protein 138 isoform X3: MLQTSNYSLVLSLQFLLLSYDLFVNSFSELLRIAPVIQLVLFIIQDIAILFNIIIIFLMFFNTFVFQAGLVNLLFHKFKGTIILTAVYFALSISLHVWVMNLRWKNSNSFVWTDGLQTLFVFQRLGKDHSSPRLTYCIGLDPGLVAPHSWPGMAGTVMSRTEDSLRGDSGKP, translated from the exons ATGCTTCAGACCAGTAACTACAGCCTGGTGCTGTCCCTGCAGTTCCTGCTGCTGTCCTATGACCTCTTTGTCAATTCCTTCTCAGAGCTACTCCGAATAGCTCCTGTCATCCAGTTGGTGCTCTTCAT CATCCAGGATATTGCAATCCTCTTCAACATCATCATCATTTTCCTCATGTTCTTCAACACCTTCGTCTTCCAGGCTGGCTTGGTCAACCTCCTATTCCATAAGTTCAAAGGGACCATCATCCTGACAGCTGTGTACTTTGCGCTCAGCATCTCCCTTCATGTCTGGGTCATG AACTTACGCTGGAAAAATTCCAACAGCTTTGTTTGGACAGATGGACTTCAAACGCTGTTTGTATTCCAGAGACTGGGTAAGGACCACAGCAGCCCCAGGCTTACTTATTGTATTGGCCTTGATCCTGGCCTCGTAGCCCCTCACAGCTGGCCTGGGATGGCTGGGACAGTCATGTCAAGAACAGAAGACTCCTTGCGGGGAGACAGTGGGAAGCCCTGA
- the Tmem138 gene encoding transmembrane protein 138 isoform X2: MLQTSNYSLVLSLQFLLLSYDLFVNSFSELLRIAPVIQLVLFIFREAIHKLQTTLLEGTSFVHIQDIAILFNIIIIFLMFFNTFVFQAGLVNLLFHKFKGTIILTAVYFALSISLHVWVMNLRWKNSNSFVWTDGLQTLFVFQRLAAVLYCYFYKRTAVRLGDPRFYQDSLWLRKEFMQVRR; encoded by the exons ATGCTTCAGACCAGTAACTACAGCCTGGTGCTGTCCCTGCAGTTCCTGCTGCTGTCCTATGACCTCTTTGTCAATTCCTTCTCAGAGCTACTCCGAATAGCTCCTGTCATCCAGTTGGTGCTCTTCAT ATTTCGTGAGGCAATTCATAAGCTGCAAACCACACTCCTGGAAGGAacttcctttgttca CATCCAGGATATTGCAATCCTCTTCAACATCATCATCATTTTCCTCATGTTCTTCAACACCTTCGTCTTCCAGGCTGGCTTGGTCAACCTCCTATTCCATAAGTTCAAAGGGACCATCATCCTGACAGCTGTGTACTTTGCGCTCAGCATCTCCCTTCATGTCTGGGTCATG AACTTACGCTGGAAAAATTCCAACAGCTTTGTTTGGACAGATGGACTTCAAACGCTGTTTGTATTCCAGAGACTGG CGGCGGTGCTGTACTGCTACTTCTACAAACGGACCGCCGTGAGACTGGGCGACCCACGCTTCTACCAGGACTCTCTATGGCTGCGTAAGGAGTTCATGCAAGTCCGAAGATGA
- the Tmem138 gene encoding transmembrane protein 138 isoform X1, whose product MLQTSNYSLVLSLQFLLLSYDLFVNSFSELLRIAPVIQLVLFIFREAIHKLQTTLLEGTSFVHIQDIAILFNIIIIFLMFFNTFVFQAGLVNLLFHKFKGTIILTAVYFALSISLHVWVMNLRWKNSNSFVWTDGLQTLFVFQRLGKDHSSPRLTYCIGLDPGLVAPHSWPGMAGTVMSRTEDSLRGDSGKP is encoded by the exons ATGCTTCAGACCAGTAACTACAGCCTGGTGCTGTCCCTGCAGTTCCTGCTGCTGTCCTATGACCTCTTTGTCAATTCCTTCTCAGAGCTACTCCGAATAGCTCCTGTCATCCAGTTGGTGCTCTTCAT ATTTCGTGAGGCAATTCATAAGCTGCAAACCACACTCCTGGAAGGAacttcctttgttca CATCCAGGATATTGCAATCCTCTTCAACATCATCATCATTTTCCTCATGTTCTTCAACACCTTCGTCTTCCAGGCTGGCTTGGTCAACCTCCTATTCCATAAGTTCAAAGGGACCATCATCCTGACAGCTGTGTACTTTGCGCTCAGCATCTCCCTTCATGTCTGGGTCATG AACTTACGCTGGAAAAATTCCAACAGCTTTGTTTGGACAGATGGACTTCAAACGCTGTTTGTATTCCAGAGACTGGGTAAGGACCACAGCAGCCCCAGGCTTACTTATTGTATTGGCCTTGATCCTGGCCTCGTAGCCCCTCACAGCTGGCCTGGGATGGCTGGGACAGTCATGTCAAGAACAGAAGACTCCTTGCGGGGAGACAGTGGGAAGCCCTGA